The DNA window ACTGAGCACCCCGCCGGCACCCGGGTCCGGCTGTAATCAGGAATGCTGTCTTTCTAGAAGCCCCCGAGCCCCTTCTCCGACACCCCTGCAGGACCCAGGCACCGGCGGTGGGTGCGCTGAGCTGAGACCCGGGACCCAGGAGTTCCTGGGTGGACGGTCCACACGTCTCTCCACGCACGTgtcccccctgcacccccgcacAGTCCTCCACTCCCGACACCAACTCTCAGCTTGAAACCTCGAGAACCACCACGGGTCCCCCTGCAGCGCCTCGAGGCACGCTCACCAGCCCGCGCCCACGCGGGGACTCCAGCGCCAGCCCCCACCCAGGCGGGCAGTGGCCGCAGGCGCCCCGACCCCTCCACCTGGTgtcccggccccgccgcccctgcCCCGCGGCTTCACCCTGCACTCAAGTCGGCACCCGCACAGCGGCCTCCGTGAACGCCCTGGGGTCACCCCGCGTGACCCCCTCCATGGTCCCGGTGAAGCTCAAGCCCGAAGGCCCGGCcgccctccctgctgctcccccgcGTGCCCCCACTCGCCGCACGGACGCCGTGGGTGATGCGTGGGACCCCTGACCCAGCCCCCAGAGCCCCACCGGTAACCCCACCGGTAACCGTGTCTCTCTTGTCCCTCGCCCCAGAGATGTCTTGCTCAAGCCGGTCCGCACTTGCTAACGGCAGCTTGGCCTCTCCGCCGAGCGCCCTCTTCCGGGAAGCTTCCGCCATCCGGCCCCGCCCTGCCCCTTGGCCCCGTGCCACGCCCACCGCGGCCTCCCCTCTCCGCCTCCCCTGccgcttcccccccccccccccccccccccccccccccgcccatcccCGGCAGTGAGTGCTTCACACCCTCCTGGCCCAGTCCTAGGACCCGCCACCTGAGCGTCCCCGGGCGCCCGCGGGGCAGGACGGGCGTCTGTGCCGTGACAGGTGCGCAGCCGCGGGGTGAGCGCCCGTGCGGAGCTGCTGACTTGCGCGTCTCACGCTATTTTTATACGCGAGCGAAGCGGCGCGTGCCCCTCCCCCCGAAGGTGTCCGTCGCACCTCTCCGCGGCCCAGTTTGGACCCCGCGCCAGCCGGAGGTCACCGGGGGCAGGAAGCGCAGCTAGGCCTTCCCTCGTGGCTCAGCGCAGGGGCCGCTAGAACAATCTAGTCTTTGCGTCTCGCCCCGTCTCCCTGTAGGAGCGCGGCTGTCCAGGGCCGGCTCTGCTGCGCGCCTGGGGCCGGggctccaccactgagcctcCGTGCTCACCTGTGATAAGGGGTGACACTAGTATCCCCCGCGCACGGTGAGCCCGAGTCAAGTGTCAGGCATCGTTCTGATTTATCTTGCCCTGCCCTTCCACCCTTATTTTTGCACATCTCTGGATTTGGGGACTGGATGGGTGTCATCAGCACCGAGGAGCCCAAGGGCCGGAGGGCTGGCACAGGATGCCCACTGCTCGGCCACCCCCGGCCCAGGACCGCCTGGAGGTAAGAGAAGGGAAGCCCgggccaggggaagggagggcagggagggcagggcgggcaagtcctgggcagagggcaggcagcGGCTCTGGGGAGGCGCGTGGTCTGCAGCTCGTCCCACAGGAGACCCAAACCGGCCCAGAGCACGGCCCTGCACAGCCGCAGCACATGGGAGCAGCGTGGCCGCGCCCCCGGCAGCCCTGGGGAGGCTGTGCCCAAGGGATCGGGGACCTGGGGACGTGGCTCCGTGTCTGCAGTGTCTGCTCGGAGCCTCGGGGGGCCCAACAGGGCCGGCAAGGCGGTGCCGTGGGTGGGGGGGCATGAGGGTGAGACCTGCCCATGAGGGTTGTGAGGGTCGAGGACACAGCGCCTCCCAGCTCTCAGCCTGGGTGTCATGACGGCTGTCACCCGGGAGGCGCCCCTAAACGGAGGGAGCTCCGAGGACCTTGGAACCTCACTTATTTAAGCCAACCCGGGTCTCCGTGGTGGGAAGGTGGCCCCCGCGCGAGCCCTCGCAGTGGAATCGGGGCACCCCAGGCCCCGACCCCACCACCAGCCAGAGGAGCCGCGGGCCGAGGAGGGCTGTGCCAGGTGCGTGGGCACGtcagcccccggggcccccagcgaGTCAGCAGGCAGGTGCACGGGGCCCTCGCTTCGGGGtgctgctcccctcctccctctagCTTCTCGCCGTGACCCCGGTTCGCCCTCTGGAGCCACACGAAGTGGACCTGACGCTTCTCCCGGTGACGGGCTCCAGGTGAGGGTGTGGCCAGGACCTGCCCGGAGTCCCTCTTCTCCGCTTTCTGGAACCGCCCCTGTGCTGTGGGCCCtggccccccgcccgcccccctgcACAGCAAAGCCCCCCAGAGCACTCGGggctctccccccgcccccccagggaCTCACACTGCGGCTCCCAGTCACCCAGGGCCCCCCGGGTGGCGAAGCCCAACGCGGCTCCTTGCCTTCGCTGCCACCTGGCTCGATGGGTGAGCAGCGCCGGGCGCAGCTGCCCACGGCTCCCCCGCCTCCTCCGCAGGGTCCAGCCGGCCACCCCCTCGGGTCCCGGGCCTGCTCCGTTCCCCGCAGCGGGTCCACGGACTCAGCGTTTGCACCCTTGGCCAGCTCGGACGTCTCCCTCACCCGCCGGCCCCACCCGCACGCGGCCTGTTTCGTGGCCGCACTGGGGTGTCCAAGGGCCATCCCACCTCGTCTCTGGAACAGAccccctggccctcctcccctaAAGGCGGTCCTCCCGGCACGGCCGCCTCGACTGGTGACATAGCAGCCAGGCAACCCTGCTGACCCAGGGAGCGGCCACGCCTGTGCCCAGAGCGCACCATGGGCGTCCCCCTCGAGGTTCTGGTCGCCGCCGGTGAGTCCTGGGGCGGAGGCTGTACACCCTCGGGACCTCCCAGGTGACCGAGGGTCTGTGGGCTCTTGGAGCACAGCTCTGGGTGGATCCACACGGTGCCGGCAGCTGGGGTCAGGGCCGCGGTCACCACGCCGACCTGCTGGCCCCGGGGACGGGACGGCCCGGGGGCTCCACCAGGGGCGGGCAGCTCCATCACGAAAGCCCCCTAGACGCTGCTGCTGCGGCTCAGGGGGTCCCAGTTGGTGACCCGCATCCCCTCCCGTGAAGCCGTCACTGAGGCACGTTGCCCAGGTGTGCAAGCTGCTCACAGACCCTGCGGGGCCGTGCTCACAAGTGGGGCTGGCCTGGGGACCCCCGGGCTCCTGGGGGCCGCACCGAGTTGGGCGATTGGCGTCAGGATTGCAGGGCGGAGGGTGCGGACCTCACGGTCCGTGGGCGTGAGCACcgtgcaccccccccaccccctgttctCTTGCTCACTTCACCGCGTTCATCCTGCATTTCCCTCGAACACAGCGGGAGCCTCcaacctcaggacctttgcatctgctcttccctctgcccggACCGCGCCCCTCGCCGCCCCCGTGCGTCGGCTCCCCCACCCAGACCTGGCCTCAGGCACCTCCCTCCGGCTGCCCCATGTCCTGTCCTTGTCGGTGACGTGTGCCAACATCCACCCTACCTGCCAGCTTCCCTCCTAACCTGTTCACCGCCTCCGCCCCCCACCGCGTGCCTCCCCTCCCAGCAGGGGCCCTGCTGCAGCCTCCTCCGCAGCCTTTGGACCATCGCCCGCACTCGGGAAGGCGGCGGCCCATCGGGGGCCCTGACTGTCTGCGTTCCTGGcccaggcctctgtcccctgaAAGGGAGCAGCCAGGCAGAAAGACAAAGGCCGCGTCTGACCGCAGGGTGGGGGCCAGGCGCAGGGGCAgcgtggggagagggaagggggcagTACAGTGGCAGGGGTCCCGCGGTCCGCCCCGCGAGTCGCCAGGTGCCAGCCGGTGCCCGTGTGAGCCCCGAGGCTGTTTCCTCGGTGTCAGGCCCTTACGGGGATGCGCTGTGaggagcccaggcccagcctcccGACCCCGGGGGAGGCGAGGGTGCGATGGACCCTATGCACGGGGCGCATCGGAGCAGGGCTGGCACTCGAGGGCCTTGCACACCCCAGAGCCTTCCACCCCAAACCACGGGGTGTGCAAGGAGTGCAGGGAGGCTGGGTCACAGCGGGGTCACGGCGCCGCCCATGCGAGGCTGCTGCCATCTTCAAGAACTTTTGTCCCCCCCCAGCAACCCCAAGGACACGGGAAGTGGTCAGAGGACAGGCCACCTGCCTGTGCCCTAGATGTCACCTAagccctcccctgccccgccccctggaCGTGCCCCTCACCTGCACGCTCACCTGGAAACCCGGATAGTGACCATCCCTGACTCCAGCACACACTTGCTGGCTTGTCCTCTGGGAGAGGCCCTGGGCCGGGCTGTCCGGGCTGTCCTCCTGGGCTCTCATCCCCGAAGCTgcctcctcccgcccccgccccctcgtACCCTGACCCATCCCCCTTCCCCTGGccccctgaccccctccccctcGTTCCCTCCCCCCTCGTTCcctccccctggccctggccGCACTGGGCAGTGCAGCAGGTTCCATGAAGGCCCTGAACCCCCTTCTTCTCATCTCCTTCCCCAGAAAGAAGCTGTGGAGCAGAAAATGAGCTGCCCCCCGCAAACCCTTCCCCCGCAGGGCACCCAGGCCAGGCTGCCATCCAATGTGAGGCCAGCGGCCCAGGCGCCAGCCCACGACCTGCTTGCTCGTAGCCCAGGGCCCCGAGAGTCCGTGAGAGAGCGGGgttgggtggggaagggcagccccctcctccaggcCGCCCGGCCCCGCAGCGGGCTCCCCCCGCCAGATGTCGGCCTGCTGTCACCCTGCTCGGGGCTGGACCACCATTCCCGGCCCCTCGCACGGCCTGGACCCCCCATCTTTACATCAAGCTGACGGTCGGTGCCAAACCCAAAGCACCTTCTGCGTCTCCTGGGTTGTCCCCCACGTCCGTCTCCCGAACGATTCCGATAGCGGGTCTACCCACTGCGCGGCCGCCCCCCTGGACCCCAGCGACTCTCCGGGGCATTCACCTGCCCATGTCACCCCAATTTATCcgtctgcccgccccccccccccccccccccccccccgtcttgcTTCGCTCCTCGGTGCCGGCGCCTGGCACATAACAGCTGCTCAGGAAACTTGAAGGAAACCAACTGACGCCCGAGGCTCCGTGCACCCTGCGGTCTCCCCCGCCCCACACCCACTTGGTGGCTTCCGCGCCGCCCCCTGAAGCCGTCACCCCAACACACGGCAGCCCCTCCATCCTGTCCTGCTTACTGCCCCGCCTCTGGGGGCGCCGGggcgcctccccctccccccgccccgcccccccaaccctgcacagggagccctccctctccccacaggcCGGGCCCTTTCCTTACTAGGCCTCAGGGAAGGAAACGCCTGCTGGAAACGGCACTTGCACTTGCGGGGCTGCGCCCTGCATCCTCTCCCGGTCCCCCTGTGCTAGGAGACCAAGCTCTGCCCGCCTCCTCCGTGAAGCCCTCCAGGTGAACAGCCAGTCCCGTCCCGCCCTCCCAGGCGAGGGGGCGAGGGCCCCACATTTCCGGGGCCCGACTACGCATCACCTCACTGCAGCGCTGGAGGGCAGACGCGCCCCTGCCGCTGACCACGGGCTCAAGGGGGTCACAAAGCTCGTCACCGAGTCGGGATTTGAACCCCCGTGTGTCCGACTCCGCAGGTGTGGCCTGTGTCCTCGGGGGGCCTCCGCCCTCCATCACGGGCCCCTGGCTCCGCCCCGTGGCATATGCATGCGTGCGTTTCCCCTGGGCTCCCCGAAGGTCCTGGATCCGTGCGGTTCATCGAGCAAACACAAGAGTggctgggcggccgcgcgggGGTGACCGCACTCCCCAGGCAGGAGCCGTGGCGAGGAAGCGTCCGCAGGGGGCACCCCGGGGAGCCGCAGTGCCCTGCTCCGCGCAGGGGAGCCCCCTGTGCATCCCCGGCCGCCTCTCTGGAGCCTTGCGGTGCGCGCACATCGGCAGCCCTCCCGGAGGTGGCATGgttgccaaaaaacaaaacaccaaacacatccaaacaaaccaaaaaacataaCGACAACACCCACGGGTGATGGACGCAGCTCCCTGCAAAGAACAGGCAGACACGCCCCTTGCCTTCTGGGACCTCCCTGTGGGACCAACACGCCGCAGGTAGCAACACCAGGCCACCCGGTGACACGCCGGGAAACCGGAGACGGGTGCTCGGCCGGGCTGTGCTTCCCTCGCAGGCCCAGGACACCAACGGGGGGAGGCgagggccacccccacccccacccccacccccaccccgtgcttCAGAGCCATCTGCATGGCAGGAGGAAAACCGGCTCCAGGGGCTGgtgtggggcctgggggcaggttCTCCGATGTGGCCACTTGAGCGTCCCCGTCCTGGTGCTGGTCCCTGTCCTGGCCCCCATCCTTGTCTTGGTCCTGGCCCCCATCCTGGTCCTGGTCCCCGTCCTGGTCACCATCCTGGTGTCCCAGTCCCCATCCTGGTCCTCATCCTGGTCCCGATCCCCTTCCTGGTCCCCGTCCTGGTCCCCGTCCTGGTCCTGGTCCCCGTTCTGGTCCCCGTCCTGGTCCCGATCCCCTTCCTGGTCCCCGTCCTGGTCCCGGTCCCCGTCCTGGTCTCCGTCCTGGTCCTGGTCCCCGTTCTGGTCCCCATCCTGGTCCCGATCCCCTTCCTGGTCCCCGTCCTGGTCCTGGTCCCCATCCTGGTCCCCGTCCTAGTCCCGGCCCCCATCCTGGTCCCTGTCCTGGTCCCCGTCTTGGTCCCCATCCTGGTCTCGGTCCCTGTCCCGGTCCCTGTCCTGGTCCCGGGAAGAGGGTGggcgggaggagagggagggcaggggagagggtgggcagggggaaggcCGGCATCAGTGTGGAAGGGGACGGTGCAGACCCCGCCCTCGCACCCCCTCACTCCCACCTGTagccccccaggccccaccccggGCTCAGGCCTCACCAGCCACGCCCCCCCCGGCCACCTGCTGACCCCTGGTCCCAGAAGCACCTCCTGCAGACCCAGAGGCACACGGTGTGCAGAGTCCACCCGGGTCCCTGGGGCTTCCGTGTGGTGCCAGCTGCTCCCTCCGCTGACCTGGGCACCCCCCACCGAACCCAGGTGAGGACCCCAAACCAAGGCACCCAGAGTTTAAGGGAAGATGAACCTCGTGCCCCGTGTCTACAGTGTTGGCCTCACAGTGCGCGGGGTGCTGGGGAGTTGGCCCTGCCCTCGGGGGCTCCCCTGCAGACCCGCCCAGCCTCCACCCTCCTCTGCACACCTCCAGGCGGCGCGAGCGGGCCGGTCAGGTCTCCCCGGCCCCGGGTCCCCCCACTGCCCGGTAGCTCACAGCGTCCTGCCGCCCTGCCTTCACCTGCCCGCGTCCCCAGACATCAGGCCGCGCCAGCCCCTCCGCCCTCAGGCGGGACCGCTCCAGCAGGACTCTGCCCACGAGGCCAGGCCCCGGActgtccccagggctgggccGGCCACCCGACACGCCAGTGGTCGCCGAGCACCTGCTGCAGCCCTGCCCAGGCTGAAGTCTACACGCGCTGCCTGCTCAGGCGACCGGCGGCCGCGGGAGGTGGGAGCGCTCACCTCGCAGCCCGGGCCCGGTCCCCGCGGAGAACCAGACAAGGCCGTCCTAACGGGACCCCACAAGTGTGTGCACGTACGTGTGTGCACATCCAGGTGTGTACCTGTGTGCgtccatgtgtgtatgtgtgtgcatgtgacagTGTGCACGCAGGCGTGTGTGCTCATGTGGGCATGTTTATGCGCATACGTGTGCAGTGTAGATGTGTGCTTGCACACGCCTGTGCTTGTGCatccatgcatgtgtgtgcatgcatctaTGTGTGCACGTCTGTGTGTCCGTGTGTGAGCATGTGGCAGTGTGCACATAGGTGTGTGTGCGCGCATAGGCATGTCcatgcatacatgtgtgcatgtgtgtacatgtgtgcgtCCCCACACGTCCATGCTTGTGCATCCatacgtgtgtgcgtgtgcatgcatggcacagaaagggacagagagcagTGGGcggcagaggcagcagcaggacAAAGCTGCCATCCCAGAAGCCGAGCTGACCGAAGGGGACCTTCCTGCTTGTTCCTCCGTGTCAGGGTCGCCGTCCCGCGCCCGCGCTCGCCCTCCCCTGCAGGGACCGAGGCACAGGGCGGCCTTGCTGACGGGCTGGAGTTGAATCCGTCTGCGTAGCATCCCGTCCAGGACGACGTCTAATTAACACTCTTATTGGGGGCACAAACCCCCACAACCGTCGATGGgggcctccctgcagggcccGCGTCCCGCCAGGCGCCTGCCTGCCCCAGCCTGCAGCTGCCTTACGGGACGTGTCCCCACAATGGGACGACCGCTCCCCCAGTCCAGGACAAGCAGACAGCGTGGAGGTCTGACCAGTGGGCCAGAGGCTCAATTCCGGGTGCAGGGCCCGCGAGGGGCGCCGGCTGGACAGCCCCCACCCCACGGGGCCGGCCCTGTGCCCCCGCGGGACCGCATTCCGAGTGCGAATCCACTTTCTGCCTCCCTCAGTCTCTGCAGGCTCAGGGAGGAAGAGGCCTTGGGCGTACGATTTCCCCGAGTGCACAATGATGTTGGGGACACAGCTCCGCGGGACGTGGGACACAAACCCCTCTGCTGGATACGGGTTTGCCCAAGTCACACGCCCAGACGCGCCGTGGCCAGGACGAGGGGCACGCAGCTCCCGACTCCGGAGCGCAGGGCTTCTCGGGGAGCGacggcgcccggcccggccccccagagcccaggccccgcTCAGGACCTCGGGAGGGCCCCAGTGTCACCCATGGAGAAGCCACGGGGAATCCCACGCGCAGTTCCCCATGGCTGGGCTCCTCCTGACGCCTCGAGAGACCGTGGCCCCACACCTCAGGGCCTGCAGCGGGGGCCGCACCCCACCACACCCTGCTTCCATGCGGGTGACCTCAGGGAGCCTCCAAGCTCCGGGGCTTCGGTGTCCCTTCCCGGAAGCCCGGGAGGCGGAGCGCTTCTGGGCAACAGCAGCGGGACAGACAGCTCCCGTCACCACCGGCGGATTTGGAGTTTTGTACCACGTGCATCACGTGctaaaaatagaaacttaaaaatgtcaCAGAAACACATGACGTCATCAGGTGACGGCACTGTGCACACAAGGCCGCTgcttccctgccctcctccccgcaGCCTCCCGGCCTCGCATGCGGCCCCCGCGACGGTCCCGTTGGCACTGCGCCGCCCACACGCCCACAGCTGGGCCCCGCGGGGCGACCCGACCCTCACGCCACGCTCGCCCCGGGCCACACGCCACTCTGTGCTTCAGCAGATGACCGTGAAGACGCGGGCCGGTCATCCTCCTCAGGGAGGGGACCCTCGGGGAAGGGGGCTGTCCAGGCAGGCCAcgtggggcggcggggggacaCGCTGCTGCCTGGACGGGGTCCCCGGCTCCACCCGGCTCCAGGCGGGAGGACAGCCCCCCCACACGGCCAGTCTGTCCATCGTGCGATGGGGACACCAACACCCACTTCCCTTCGTGGGACTGCGGTGACAAGGGAACACACAGGTGGCAGGGAACGGAAAGTGCTCCAACCCTGCTGCTCAGGAAAccgagagaagagaaataaaacacaacGGAGCCACCTCCTACATGTCCAAGCAtcgggggtgcagggggaggtcACGGGGGCAGGCAGAGGTCACAGGGGTGCAGTGGGAGGTCACGGGGTGCAGCAAGAGATCACAGGGGTACAGTAAGGAGGTCACAGGTGTGCAGTGGGAGGTCACAGGGTGCAGTGGGAGGTCATGGGGTGCAGCAGAAGGTCATGGGGGTGCAATAAGGTCATGGGAGTGCAATAAGGTCATGGGGGTGCAATGGGAGGTCACGGGGGTGCAGGAGGAGGTCACAGTGTGCAGCAGAAGGTCATGGGGGTGCAATAAGGTCATAGGGGTGCAACAGGAGGTCACAGGGGTGCAGGGGAGGTCACGGGGGTGCAACGGGAGGTCACAGGGGTGCAGTGGGAGGTCACGGGGTGCAGCAAGAGATCACGGGAGTACAGTAAGGAGGTCACAGGTGTGTGGGGGAGGTCACGGGGTGCAGCAGGAGGTCATGGGGGTGCAATAAGGTCATGGGGGTGCAGCCGGAGGTCATGGGGGTGCAACAGGAGGTCACAGGGTGCAGGGGAGGTCACGGGGTACAGCAGGAGGTCATGGGGTACAGCAGGCCACGGGGTGCAGTGGGAGGTCACAGGGTGTAGGGGAGGTCACGGGGTGCAGGGGAGGTCACAGTGCTCATGTGTCTGAAGTGGTCCCAGGCTGATGCTTCCAGGGCTGAGAGGCCCCTGCCCTAGGAGCTCCCGGGGACTCTCCCTGAGGGCCCAGGCCCAGCGCGCCCACGGAGGTGATCTGCCCACCGGGTGACAGTGGAGCcgagcctcccccaccccccagccctgccggCCCATCAGCCCCATTTCAGAGAACGGCCTTGGGGCAAGGTCACTGGCAGCGCAGCCGCCCAGCGCTCGGGCCCAGCGGCCCCATCAAGGCCTCGCCGGGAGGCGGTGGACAAGCTGCCTCACTTCTCTGCGCCTCAGACTCCGTTCTGTGACGGGGACCCACACCACAGGGCCCCCGCGAAGGCCACTCACGGCTCACGCGGAAACGCCAGAGCGGCCCTGGTGCCTGGCGCATGGCTGCAGCCCGTAGGCTGGGGTTACAACCAGCGGCGGCGGCCTCGGGACACGCTCTGGCCACATCCCCGGGGGCCTCCCTTGCCCGGATGCCCCGTTACACGGTCCCGGGCCGTGACAGGCCCCGCTGGGTGGTGGCAGCGTGCCCGGCCTCCACAGCACTGAGGGGCCGCCCAGGGTGTGTTGTACCAAAcccgcggggccggggcaggaGGACGCGGGGCTGCCCCAGATGCACTTCCCGAGCCTGTGACATCAGGAGGCGAAGCGTCACGGCGGCCTAGCCTGTGACACGGGGCGGGGGGAAAGGCCCCCGCAGGTGCTGGGAACCTGGGGACGGGGACCGCGGCTCCAGCTGCTGCCCCCCCACCTCTTCCTCCCGGGGCTCTAGGCTCTGCGGCTCCTCTAAGAGGCCAGCAGCGCCCAGCGCCCAGCGCCCAGCGGAGCCGctgtcccccacctcccaggcgCCCCGAGGCACGGCACCCGCCACCAGCGCCAGGGAGGCCGTGTCCCGCGGTCCCCACCTGCCATCCTGCCAGCTCGGCCCCACGctgccctcccgcccctcccctccactcctgctGCTCCCAGAGGGCCTTCCTCAGACCTCCTGCCCAGGAGGGAGGCACACGCGGCTCCTGGGGGGGAGTGGGGCGTCcccttccctgctgcccctcGGGCCACAGCTGCCTTCACCGTCCACCATcgtcccctccctgggccccaggatcgGCTTCCTGAGGTGGCCCCATGCCCCTGCTGTTTCCTgaccttctctgcccctcccaggccaTCCCTGGTCGCATCACTGCggctctccttccacccctctaCCCCCTAGCTGCCCTCTCCTGCCGTCCCCCCTGCTggttctcctcctccccagtcccCTCCCCACAGGGGGCTCCACCAGGGAAAGGCGGTGGACCCTGCGGGTTCGTGCGCAGGCAGGAGGCCGGCACCTCGGGGAGCACACTGGCGCACCTCCCCATGTCCCGCCCCAGGAGCCCAGGTCCACGGCGGGTCCCAGAGACCCAGGGGCCCAGGAAACCCAGGGGTGGACGGGCCTGCGGGCCGGAATCGGGGcccaggagccaggaggcccGCCCCACTCGGTGGGGCCTCCTGCCGGCCACTCCGGGGCCATCCACAGCAGAAGAAATCTGCGGCAGGAGCCTTCAGGTGCGGCCCCCTTGGCCTGAGGGACCGGGCGGCGCCTCTGCTTCCAGAACCGCAGCTGGCAGCTGGGCTGGGTTCTGAGGTCAGGGTGGAGCGGCCGCTGGGGGGACACTCCGATGCCCCCCAGCTATGtccaggcccccctccccccgcaggcCGTGATGCCGTCTTGCACCCTGCACCCGAGGCCTCCCTGTACTCATCCTCCTGCTGCACAACCTCGGCCACTACACCTTCCCAGTGTGTGTGCAAAacctctgcctcagtttaccccctCCTGCTACTCATTCCTGCCCCCGTTTCTCCCAGATGATGCCGCACACGGCCCGGGTGCCTCCCCTAGCACAATAACTCGGGTTTccttcccattttttatttttaatttttttttatttttaatttattttgttttattttattttatttatttatgataggcacacagtgagagagagagagaggcagagacacaggcagagagagaagcaggccccatgcactgggagcccaatgtgggactcgatccagggtctccaggatcgtgccctgggccaaaggcaggcgctaaactgctgcaccaccca is part of the Canis lupus familiaris isolate Mischka breed German Shepherd chromosome 38, alternate assembly UU_Cfam_GSD_1.0, whole genome shotgun sequence genome and encodes:
- the LOC119877935 gene encoding cuticle collagen 3A3-like, whose protein sequence is MNLVPRVYSVGLTVRGVLGSWPCPRGLPCRPAQPPPSSAHLQAARAGRSGLPGPGSPHCPVAHSVLPPCLHLPASPDIRPRQPLRPQAGPLQQDSAHEARPRTVPRAGPATRHASGRRAPAAALPRLKSTRAACSGDRRPREVGALTSQPGPGPRGEPDKAVLTGPHKCVHVRVCTSRVAVPRPRSPSPAGTEAQGGLADGLELNPSA